The Trichoplusia ni isolate ovarian cell line Hi5 chromosome 20, tn1, whole genome shotgun sequence genome includes the window CAGTAATTGACCGGCCcgttggtgtagtggttagtggccctgactgctatgccgcAGGTCGTGTCGATTCCCATCCacgtttgtgtgatgatcaTTTGTTATCTGTCCGGTTCTTAGGTATTTGTCAGGTCTTATTTTAACAGACAGACATAGTTACGTCTATGTCTGTAACTTATAACAACCCTCTTTTTGCGACGCGagttaaaaaggtaaacaacgTTTTTTTCAAAAACGGATATTGTTTTCTTGAAGAATTTTCAGCCTTACCTAAAATATTAGGCACTAAGTTTGGCAGAAACATGTCtagtataaaaaatacctaattccCTATAGAGGAAAGATTTTTAAGCACATTGTGCTCGAGCATTTTGTGGTTTATTAAATGATTCACACGTGTGTATCGGCCAAACCCGCTGTcgcaactcatgattaaggactccgtttagGACGgacactagtcgggcaatcctatcaaataagcgtgagtaaaccgttgcatcatttaattatcacatcgcactattataaaaatatatctattataCTTTATTCATGACATAACTCTATACTATAAGTACCAATCGCTAAAACTGTTGAAACTTCATACAATTTCAGAACTATCGAAAGTTATCACGGAGTTTTAACAAGCCTATCGGTAAGTACAAGTTTCGACCTTCGAATTTCGCCTAAGGCTGTCTTATTGATTTTACGGATAAGAAGGTTGTAGGCTGTGGGGCTTCCGTCTTCGGATGTCCTTACTAAGGAATAAGCGAACCATTGTCGTATGTCATATACAGCTTGCATAGTGACGTCATTATGGcgtaaataactattttgtttttatttataactactaTAACTAGCTGTTCTCACAGACGATTTCTAAATCAAAAATGATCTCAAGGGACCATAAAATCGGGTTCAAAACTatattatgtgttaatcctggttataaactatctgtgtaccaagtttcgttagTGGTTTTGGCGTAAAGacccatacttacaaacttttgcgtttataatattagaattttatattataatgtatattttaaaacgttataacTTTTTATGAACGTGATTATTGGAATTGCCCGACCAGTTTCGGACCAACCGCTGTCCTTAAAGCTcatgaaactagtcaggcgatctcGATAAATAAGCGTTAGTTTACCATTGTTCATTTACGAATTATGAATATGCTGTAAATGTAAGGCCCGAGCACAGGATTAGTAAACTTCATCCGCCTATCATTAACATAAGTACTTATACGACAAACTGATAACTTGATCATTTTTTTGAGGAGTTCAAAGCTTTGACTGATATGGTATGTGTTCATCTATGGCACTGTAGCGCTTTAATAGGTAAATCATTACATGGGTTTAGAAGTTTTcgtttgaaaaaggttttattttccGGCCAAGGTTTCTCATTTTCTAGGTGTAGGGGGTTAAAATATTGATGGGTTCTACCCTATACATCGAGGAATAGAAAACAGTTAAATGCGAATCAGACTAGCGATACTGACAGACGGACAATCGGACAGACAGTTGTGCTTTAGCACTGAAATGGTAAGACAAAACGGGATCATGTAAGATTCAGATTACACACTTTAAGTGCGGAAcccctaaaaaaaatatcaatacctagctgtttcccgcggtttcacccgcatCTCGCGGTAATTTTTCGGTTTTGTTCTTAtcatattatcatttttttcggATTTTCCGAATTTATAGATACCATCTAGGGAAGGTCCCTAGACTGCTAAGCATAcgtcaagactaaaataagccaaatcggttcagtaagttgtcgagttttagtgagcctaacgaacagcaatttaattttatataggtataagaaaaagaaaatataatcaaaaaaaCCACCATAGTCATTCTGAAATAGGTTACCTACATGAATAATTCACTCAAGAATTGCCATAAAACCGTTACAAAGTCGCCACTGTTTTATTAATTcgtattaattaacattatcaaTAAGTAATCGCATTTACTAAGCAGGTTCTGCAAATATCTATTGTTCTAGagttatgaaaaaaacattagtcTATGGTGTAACAATAGTCAAATAGCGAGCGTTGAAGTCTTTTATGGGTGTCCTACGCGCCATGGTTGGTGCAAAAGTTGCAAGCTATTGTAAAAGATCGGAAATAgtgaaaatctatttataaatgtagttCAACGTCTTATATTTGATAAAGCTAggttattattgttaaaagttttttaaaataagtaggtatattttctttatttttatagtaaaataatccATAGTTACTGTTTACTACCAAAGAAGTTAGATTTTTAGCAATTGATTCGTAATTATTTCATCGGTTTGCTAATTTGAATCCCTTTTAGATCgtattagtaaatatatttcgcGAACGCAATCGACGATGCTACGGGTAAATTAAGAACTACTAGCGACATCTATTGTTGGTACAAATCATTACTAAGTTTTAAAAAAGCTTAagatagcgccatctatcacGGAACGGAAACAACTCTTTCGTCAAACTGCTTATGAACTACaaaatcagttttaattattaaattcgctGACCaatgcttattattttaatttcgtttatttatacatctaaATGTGCATACGCAGTAGAAATATCAAATCTCTATAAAGACGATATCTCTTAATTTTTGGCATATTtcgtttttaacttgtttatgtGAAATACACAAGTTTGTGTTATACACAAGTTGTTGTAATACAAATAGGTTACACCAGTATGACTTGGATAAAATGATacgtaaaacaatattattgttagaAACTAGAAACTCCTGTCTTGATTTTAGATTAATCATGAATTACGTGTTTAGCGCCTTAGCTTCTAAAAATCTATATAATTATTCTATTCtctaccaaataataaaaaatttgaTTGGTAAATTATAGTCAAGTTTGGGGCAAATTATACTTAACATGTGACACACAAAGGCAGTAATACCTACtccatttatttaagtatttaaaaatggtaATCACTTGGTTTTACTTTTTGTctataaacaagtttaaaaccACAATAATGATAACGAAAGCTTACATACCACCGAAATAACCCAGtgggtaatttattaaatatatttatatggttGTGTACAAAAACCCTAAGATTGAGATTCGCTATAATAAGATTGTTTACCTATTTTTAATACCTGAACTAATGGAGTATATGTACCAACACTTGTGTGTTCAACCTGTAAAAAACCAAGAGACGTAGTAATTCAAGCTTAACATTGTACCGCATATAACATTCCcgtcaatattatttattcgaaGGTAACTTTAcaggataataaaatattctgttacTGGAACTTAGCTTGACACGTTACCGTGTTTCAAGATATGCTTTGTCTGTTGCATGTCactgaacatgtttttaaagattatttaagACTGTTAATAGGTTCAGCCTTTCTGTCCACGTAAACCGCAGGTCATGAGCAAGCTTTCATCAATTGACGATTGCTTGCAGCTTTTAAATTACACGGATTCATATTAACTGGGTATACAGAGCGGCAGTTAGCCGCAGTCTGCCTGTCGCCTTGCGCTCGTCATGCGGTGCTGGATAATATTTTGAGTTCTGTTAacgatttataattataatggtaTCCTACCTTGTAGTGCTGGTGTGCTGCTTGTTCCTCTGCTTCGTACTTATGCTTGATGTTCTCTATCCGCATCTGCTTCAATATACCAGCTACCTCGATCCTGGGTATGGGATAAGTaggacattatttattaaagtaacattaattcATACATGAAGAAAAATGTTATCAGCATTAGTGGTTATGGTTTTACGATTACTTTATAAACCCTCGTATACCCTACAGCCCAACTCCTTGTACTTTTTCATCTGTTTACACGTATAATTTACTTGTactattataacattaatgtgATGGAACTCTGAGACTGTAAGTATTCAATTGAACTGTTAACACTGTATGCCAAAGACTGTTTgtttcctaaataaaataaattaatatatcttTGTTCCTCTTGTTAAGGGTTGAATAATAATTCATGTCTTTAACTGCACGGCcagccgagtggttcaggtcactacgccaatgaccttgtgcgcgtcgtgtcgcgagttcCCCGCAAAgtacaagcatttatgtgatccacgattgcttgttccgagtctgggtgtctttgtgcgtgggAATTAATAAAATTCCGTAGTCTTGAGGgagtcgatattttttttaataaaaaactaggCCCTTTGGCTAAGCAAATGTTGGACTATTCACAGTGTAGTAGTGTCATTACACACACATAAATTTATTAGTCACCAAATTGATTTGTTTCACTGTTGCCTATTTGTACATATCCTTGAGTTTTACGAGTTCGAATCTCACTTGACCGGGTCTTTATTATGAACCTTGAGCACAAGCTCACCCATTAAAGAAATAAGGCTTGATTAAACTATTGCTGATTCATATATGATCTTGCAAATAAATGTGTCTGTCTTTgtcatacaaatacaaaacagtACCTAATCCTCATATTCTCCTGCAGTCTCCTCAGCGGACCGAGGTATTCCTGGGAGCGACCTCCGCGCACCTCGGCCAGCTGGTGGTCCACCTGCTTCACCCTCTCGCAGTACAGCTGCTCGCGAAGCACCGAGAACTGACGCTCCAGGTTCGCTGGAAATTGGAAGcgggaaaatttattttatttataaaaaagtgcatagtaaatacattaaatCTGGTGCATTGTCCATCAAAACTATTGACgtagtttgtctgttggatctttATAACATTTGTGAAACATacttattatgtaggtatgtacatacataagtatAGTATGGTAAAGTACAGGTATAGTACATAATATTAAGGATGTTCATTTACAAGCTCCAAAAAGAGGCTTGCCTGTCGAATAGCAGGTATGATATTATTTCTTCGCCTATGTTAAAGTATGTATTATATTTGcttgctatattttttatgtggcTACTAGACTGTTCCATAAGGTAAGGCCCTACAGTTTTACGTGTGTaggaataaataaagttaatctCATTGTATGCAAACCAACCAAACATTTGATCACAAATGCTTCACTATCCTTTTCTCAGAATGGAAAATCATCAATGACTCCTTACACTTTGGGAGCAGCAGAAATGGTGTGCATAATGAtagtcagacttctactgactaaacttTTGAGTGCATAGACGCAAGTCTCATGCATGTCTATGATGAAggtaggaataaaaaaaaaagagaaatcaaATAATGATTTACAAAACTCTTTGTAGATAAGGCATaactttttcatatttgttttaatcaagGTTAATAGGGAACCCCCATTACATAGATTGCAGCATTTGAAAGTACCAAGTTCAAAACATTTGTATCGCATTCACATTAGTGTCATTAccaaaaattgtatttgtcataGTATGTAATGAAGtgggtatttttatatattattatataatcaaAATGTTTAGTTTGCAATCTAATAAGTATTCAATTGTTGTAATTAACTTTTGTAAGggtttataacatttatttataaacaaaatatctaaGAAATATGACTTGACTTTGACCTACTTAATGATTTTTAAGGCTTGCAAGCGTAAAATTACTAGGAAATGGAGCATTTAATTAAGCCTTTTATACCTAAAAGTAAAGCTGACTTTCTTACACTTAGACCTTTAACAAGCAAAGAAGGAAggcaataacaataattacttgagaaattattatatattgaaTTTTGCAAAAAGGATTTTGTTAAAGTGGATATCTGTAGTAATTTTGTAGCAGCATTGAAAATATATAGAATAACCATCATCGCCATAACAGTAAGATAAAAAACACTAATCAAGATGAcaatttgttaaacaaaattgtcGTAAAATATCTAGGGGAGTAGtaactatttcaaataaattaacacgCAATTATCAGCGTATTGAATACCACAATCAGTCAGCGACCTTAAAATTCATGATCGAACTCGTAATCAGCgcagaaaattacataaaataaacaattcaagcAAAAACTTatcattgttttgtaaacataaCCTCAAAGTAACAACAAAGCGTACTAACACAGATTGTCGAGGCACTCGTTCCTCCTCCTCTCGCACTCGCTCTCGTCCATCTCTGAGGAGTCATCGGAGTCCGGTTCATCAGCTTCTTCAGCACTGGAGTCCCTGTCTGGACCTCTTGAAGACCCATTGGACCTCTCCGTGTCTCCTCCCGACAGATCCCCATCCCCGTCACTGTCACCTTCCACCTTCATTGACGGCATCTTCACTGATTTCTGGAAGAATGACCGAATTTTGTAGCTGATTTAGCTGGTAGGGGTTTATTTGTTGATTTTCGCTCCTTTTAGAAAGTAGAACAACAACTGTCAAATAAACAGCTTGTCAGATGCGGAATTGTCAACGTCAATTGCTAGGTTGTCAgatcaataattaaattctactaatatatttactttttggtagttttattattttacatggtatttattttacatttatattacttAACCAGAATCTAGAGACAGCGaagttaatatttcttaaaaaaacaatctaggTTCATAATCAATAACCAAATTACTTCGAAGTCATGCAGatcattttaaaagaattgaaaaatCATGGTCTGGTTGTTGTATGAAAGATATCCCAGGCTAGCTGTTACAACTAGTACTTGGTGAAGTAATATAAATGACGTGAAAAAACGTTTAGTTACGTAACGTTTCGTTAATATCGTTGCTGTCACCGTAAAAGAAAAACGTAATAACGTAaagaatgaaaaagaaaacgtttaatttatttttca containing:
- the LOC113503653 gene encoding breast cancer metastasis-suppressor 1-like protein, yielding MPSMKVEGDSDGDGDLSGGDTERSNGSSRGPDRDSSAEEADEPDSDDSSEMDESECERRRNECLDNLSNLERQFSVLREQLYCERVKQVDHQLAEVRGGRSQEYLGPLRRLQENMRIRIEVAGILKQMRIENIKHKYEAEEQAAHQHYKSEKWLAYENLKEETLEKIRKLEEERHTVDLWSCGPEWGRKRRRRQVTVSPPYVVYMLPDADIMEDWRLVRKLLERTD